The Gasterosteus aculeatus chromosome 8, fGasAcu3.hap1.1, whole genome shotgun sequence genome has a window encoding:
- the tmem125a gene encoding transmembrane protein 125: MPELENFSPLRSPRGHEPGPNGPADPLQIQHSILEEQVELWWFRDPRKSLLCYCVAVLLILGCGLGGVGLLSTTTSVSSEWRLGVGTALCLLALGVLLKQLLSSAVQDMNCVRSRRRINMLKSGGLSDLLVILITGLSLLICGGVLLHLALANHMPKPGQALNDMYISGVVLLAGGGSAVVGVGIYSVVVILLERTRHGRRLVDRVLNIFTVSGHMDRHARRETTSSLANLI, encoded by the coding sequence ATGCCTGAGCTGGAAAACTTTTCCCCCCTGAGAAGTCCGAGAGGCCATGAGCCGGGCCCTAACGGACCGGCAGACCCGCTACAGATCCAGCACAGCAtcctggaggagcaggtggagctgtgGTGGTTCAGAGATCCTAGGAAGTCTCTGCTCTGCTACTGCGTGGCCGTGCTCCTGATCCTGGGCTGCGGGCTGGGCGGGGTCGGCCttctctccaccaccaccagcgtGTCAAGCGAATGGCGGCTGGGCGTGGGCACAGCCCTCTGCCTGCTGGCCCTGGGGGTCCTGCTCAAACAACTGCTCAGCTCGGCTGTGCAGGACATGAATTGCGTACGGAGCCGACGGCGGATCAACATGCTTAAAAGCGGCGGTTTATCCGACCTGCTTGTGATTTTGATTACGGGGCTGTCACTGTTGATTTGTGGAGGCGTTCTTCTACACCTGGCACTGGCTAATCACATGCCAAAGCCTGGCCAAGCCCTTAATGACATGTACATCTCTGGAGTGGTTTTGCTCGCCGGAGGGGGGTCCGCAGTTGTGGGTGTTGGAATATACTCTGTTGTGGTCATCTTGCTTGAGAGGACGAGGCACGGACGGAGGTTGGTGGACCGGGTTTTGAATATCTTCACTGTTTCTGGACACATGGACCGTCACGCTCGAAGAGAGACTACCTCCAGTCTGGCTAATCTGATATGA